The Burkholderia ambifaria AMMD genome has a segment encoding these proteins:
- a CDS encoding AraC family transcriptional regulator, whose amino-acid sequence MMHPDLEVVEVRRDESFKVWSHGYPYRTIRWHFHPEFELHLIVATRGKYFVGDHIGSFGPGHLVLLGPNLPHNWVSDMAEGETVERRNLVIQFDPSFVRRCMDAFPECRDARALLDDARRGVGFDDDTSAAIAPLFDELLGARGMRRIALFMTILERLCGAAQRTLLASPAYDQAHVTPTRLSHALSYIGKNLASELRESELAQLTGQSVSAFSRAFHRHTGMPFVQYVNRLRIESACQMLLADDANITDICFQAGFNNVSNFNRQFRAVKGMAPSEFRALQRLNARSRELALHAAPTGNPMPPRVVTPAAPGFVPQPG is encoded by the coding sequence ATGATGCACCCCGATCTGGAAGTGGTCGAAGTGCGACGCGACGAGTCGTTCAAGGTCTGGTCGCATGGCTATCCGTATCGCACGATCCGCTGGCATTTTCATCCCGAATTCGAACTGCACCTGATCGTCGCGACGCGCGGCAAGTATTTCGTCGGCGACCATATCGGCTCGTTCGGCCCGGGCCATCTCGTGCTGCTCGGCCCGAACCTGCCGCACAACTGGGTCAGCGACATGGCGGAAGGCGAAACCGTCGAGCGCCGCAATCTGGTGATCCAGTTCGATCCGTCGTTCGTGCGCCGCTGCATGGACGCGTTTCCCGAATGCCGCGACGCGCGGGCGCTGCTCGACGATGCGCGGCGCGGCGTCGGCTTCGATGACGACACGAGCGCGGCGATCGCGCCGCTGTTCGACGAACTGCTGGGCGCGCGCGGCATGCGCCGCATCGCGCTGTTCATGACGATCCTCGAGCGGCTGTGCGGCGCGGCGCAACGCACGCTGCTCGCGAGCCCCGCCTACGACCAGGCGCACGTGACGCCCACGCGGCTCAGCCACGCGCTGTCGTACATCGGCAAGAACCTCGCGTCGGAGCTGCGCGAATCGGAGCTCGCGCAACTGACCGGGCAGAGCGTCAGCGCGTTCTCGCGTGCGTTCCACCGTCATACGGGCATGCCGTTCGTCCAGTACGTGAACCGCCTGCGCATCGAATCCGCGTGCCAGATGCTGCTCGCCGATGACGCGAACATCACCGACATCTGCTTCCAGGCCGGCTTCAACAACGTGTCCAACTTCAACCGCCAGTTCCGCGCGGTGAAGGGGATGGCGCCGTCCGAGTTTCGCGCGCTCCAGCGCCTGAACGCGCGCAGCCGCGAACTCGCGCTGCACGCGGCGCCCACCGGCAACCCGATGCCGCCGCGCGTGGTCACGCCCGCCGCGCCCGGGTTCGTACCGCAGCCCGGATGA